TGAGGACGAGAGAAAGAGACCTGACATGATCCGTCTTATCGCAATGCTGGTTGGCCTCGGTTTCTCGGGCGTCGTCCTCCTGGCCTTCCTGTTCGGTGTCGGCCCGGCGTTCTCGGTCTTTGCCGAGCATGGCCGCTTCGTGGCGCCCACTGCCGAGCATGAGTTCCACAAGGAATCGCACGCACCCGAGGGTGGCTTCAGCTTCGCCGGCCCGTTCGGCAAATATGACAAGCAGCAGCTGCAACGCGGCCTGCAGGTCTATGCCGAGGTTTGCGCGGCCTGCCACAGCCTCAAATATGTGTCGTTCCGCGACATCGAGGCGCTCGGCTACAGCGAAGCGCAGGTGAAGGCTTTCGCCGCCAGCAAGCAGGTGCCGGGGATCGATCCCAATACCGGTGAAGCGACGACGCGTCCCGGCCTGCCGACCGACCGCTTCCCTTCGCCCTATCCCAATGCAGTGGCCGCGGCGGCTGCGAACAACAACGCGATCCCGCCGGATCTGTCGCTGATGGCCAAGGCGCGCCACAACGGTTCGGAATACATCTATTCGCTGCTGACCGGCTATCAGGCGCAGCCAGCCGAATTGCTGGAGCATTTCCCGGACGCCAAGACGCCCGACGGCCTCTATTACAACCCCTATTTCGCCAACCTCAACCTGGCGATGGCTCCGCCGCTCAGCGACGGTCAGGTGACCTATGGCGATGGCAATCCGGAACCGACCATCAGCCAGATGTCGGCCGACGTTGCAGCCT
This region of Altererythrobacter sp. CAU 1644 genomic DNA includes:
- a CDS encoding cytochrome c1 — encoded protein: MIRLIAMLVGLGFSGVVLLAFLFGVGPAFSVFAEHGRFVAPTAEHEFHKESHAPEGGFSFAGPFGKYDKQQLQRGLQVYAEVCAACHSLKYVSFRDIEALGYSEAQVKAFAASKQVPGIDPNTGEATTRPGLPTDRFPSPYPNAVAAAAANNNAIPPDLSLMAKARHNGSEYIYSLLTGYQAQPAELLEHFPDAKTPDGLYYNPYFANLNLAMAPPLSDGQVTYGDGNPEPTISQMSADVAAFLTWTAEPKMEKRKQTGWAVLAFLLFATILAYLSKKQIWASIKPRKD